One segment of Desulfosudis oleivorans Hxd3 DNA contains the following:
- the cydB gene encoding cytochrome d ubiquinol oxidase subunit II gives MELQAVWFFLWGLLWAIFFMTDGFDFGVGILYPFFGKTEQDRRVMVNALGPLWDGNEVWLITAGGVTFAAFPAVYAMMFSSLYTPLMLILFALIFRGVSFEFRGKIDSPAWRRVWDICIFAGSLVPALLFGVAFANIFAGLPFDAAGYHGNLFSLLTPYGLMGGALFVLLFIVHGALWLCIKTEGPLQERAAGTAAVAWIVLLCVAALFLIASAFATPLYGNYLSAPALFLIPAAAVAALVGVRIFIARRNWFAAWGSSAATIVMCTFFGIAGLYPNLFPSKLDPAASLTAFNASSSPLTLKIMLGVVLAVIPVVIAYQVWAYMLFKGKVIVEEMEY, from the coding sequence ATGGAGCTTCAAGCCGTATGGTTTTTTCTCTGGGGCCTGCTGTGGGCCATCTTTTTCATGACCGACGGGTTTGACTTTGGCGTGGGCATTCTCTACCCGTTTTTTGGAAAGACCGAACAGGACCGGCGGGTGATGGTCAACGCCCTGGGACCCCTATGGGACGGCAACGAGGTGTGGCTCATCACCGCCGGCGGCGTCACCTTTGCCGCCTTTCCCGCGGTGTATGCCATGATGTTCTCCTCACTCTATACACCCCTGATGCTGATCCTGTTTGCCCTGATTTTCCGGGGCGTCTCCTTTGAGTTCCGGGGCAAAATCGATTCCCCGGCCTGGCGGCGGGTGTGGGATATCTGCATTTTTGCCGGCAGCCTGGTTCCGGCCCTGCTGTTCGGTGTGGCCTTTGCCAATATCTTTGCCGGCCTTCCCTTTGACGCCGCCGGCTATCACGGAAACCTTTTTTCGCTGCTCACCCCCTATGGCCTGATGGGCGGCGCTTTGTTTGTGCTGCTGTTTATCGTGCACGGGGCCCTGTGGCTCTGCATCAAAACAGAGGGGCCGCTCCAGGAACGGGCCGCGGGAACCGCGGCGGTTGCCTGGATCGTGCTGCTGTGCGTGGCGGCCCTGTTTCTGATCGCCTCGGCCTTTGCCACGCCCCTGTATGGCAACTACCTGTCCGCGCCCGCGCTTTTTCTGATCCCGGCGGCAGCAGTGGCGGCCCTGGTGGGGGTGCGGATCTTTATCGCCCGGCGCAACTGGTTTGCGGCCTGGGGCAGTTCGGCGGCCACGATCGTGATGTGCACCTTTTTCGGCATCGCCGGCCTTTATCCGAACCTGTTTCCATCAAAACTGGATCCGGCCGCCAGCCTGACGGCCTTTAATGCATCGTCCAGTCCACTGACCCTGAAAATCATGCTGGGCGTGGTGCTGGCGGTCATTCCCGTGGTGATCGCCTACCAGGTATGGGCCTACATGCTGTTCAAAGGCAAGGTGATTGTTGAGGAGATGGAGTATTGA
- a CDS encoding cytochrome c3 family protein, giving the protein MKQRKWFWPVLAALVLTAVAALAAEMNMGAPNLVIPAGNKGDVSFPHGTHQTVLEDCNTCHSLFPQEPGSIVSLKAAGTLRKMQVMKVCQGCHKEMTQAGKKTGPVSCNDCHQ; this is encoded by the coding sequence ATGAAACAGCGCAAGTGGTTCTGGCCGGTACTGGCGGCCCTGGTTTTAACGGCCGTGGCGGCCCTGGCGGCGGAAATGAACATGGGGGCCCCGAACCTGGTGATTCCCGCCGGCAACAAAGGAGATGTCTCCTTTCCCCACGGCACCCACCAGACGGTGCTGGAAGACTGCAACACCTGCCACAGCCTCTTTCCCCAGGAGCCGGGCAGCATCGTCTCCCTGAAGGCGGCCGGCACCCTGCGCAAAATGCAGGTGATGAAGGTGTGCCAGGGGTGCCACAAAGAGATGACCCAGGCCGGCAAAAAGACCGGGCCGGTGAGCTGCAATGACTGCCATCAATAA
- a CDS encoding nitrite/sulfite reductase domain-containing protein — MEEKSRLKDGEKGVVLQRDKETYAIAPHLACGVVTPEVLRKLADAAEKYNAAAVKVTSAARIALVGIRPEDIDNIWRDLGIAPGHAVGMCVRSVKACPGTAFCRLGQRDSLGMGMKLDEIYHGMDLPSKTKMGVSGCKNQCAENCIKDVGLHGTKNGWVLTVGGKGTSRPRLADTLAEGIESDEQALELVAKVVDFYKTNAEKPERIGAMLDRIGLDAMKAAVL; from the coding sequence ATGGAGGAAAAGAGCAGGCTGAAGGATGGAGAAAAGGGAGTTGTGCTGCAGAGAGACAAAGAGACTTACGCTATTGCGCCCCATCTTGCCTGCGGCGTGGTGACGCCGGAGGTTCTGCGCAAACTGGCCGATGCGGCCGAAAAATACAATGCCGCGGCCGTCAAGGTGACCAGCGCGGCCCGCATCGCCCTGGTGGGGATCCGGCCTGAAGACATCGACAATATCTGGCGGGACCTGGGCATTGCGCCGGGCCATGCCGTTGGCATGTGCGTGCGCAGTGTCAAGGCATGCCCTGGCACGGCTTTCTGCCGCCTGGGCCAGCGGGACAGCCTGGGCATGGGCATGAAGCTGGACGAGATCTACCACGGCATGGACCTGCCCAGCAAAACCAAAATGGGGGTCAGCGGCTGCAAGAACCAGTGCGCGGAAAACTGCATCAAGGATGTGGGGCTCCATGGGACAAAAAACGGATGGGTGCTGACCGTGGGCGGCAAGGGAACCAGCAGGCCCCGGCTGGCCGATACCCTGGCCGAGGGAATCGAATCCGACGAGCAGGCCCTTGAACTGGTGGCAAAAGTAGTCGATTTTTACAAGACCAATGCCGAAAAACCCGAGCGCATCGGCGCCATGCTCGACCGGATCGGGCTGGATGCGATGAAAGCGGCGGTTTTATAA
- the rd gene encoding rubredoxin — protein MDKYVCEVCGYVYDPAEGDSENNIPPGTAFADLPADWECPVCGASKDDFVKQE, from the coding sequence ATGGACAAGTATGTATGCGAAGTGTGTGGTTATGTGTATGACCCGGCCGAAGGCGATTCTGAAAACAATATCCCGCCGGGAACCGCGTTTGCGGATCTGCCTGCCGACTGGGAATGTCCGGTCTGCGGGGCCAGTAAGGATGATTTTGTAAAGCAGGAGTAA